Proteins found in one Chloroflexota bacterium genomic segment:
- a CDS encoding hemerythrin domain-containing protein, with protein sequence MEVTSTLMEEHRLIERLLRVLESAAGKLERSEEVSPALFARALDFIRNFADRCHHGKEEDCLFHALEAHGLPRHAGPVAVMLSEHEQGREYVRRMTKALDAWGKGDWVAAGELAKNARGYAALLASHIPKEDNILYPMGENILPEGVKKGLLEAYEGVEKRLGEDKHHEYTHLIEELEKELKG encoded by the coding sequence ATTGAGGTTACCAGTACTCTCATGGAGGAGCACCGGCTTATTGAACGCCTGTTGCGGGTGCTGGAATCGGCCGCAGGGAAGTTGGAGAGGAGTGAGGAGGTCTCCCCTGCCCTCTTTGCCCGGGCCCTGGACTTCATCCGCAACTTCGCCGACCGCTGCCACCACGGCAAGGAGGAGGACTGCCTCTTCCACGCCCTGGAGGCCCACGGCCTCCCGCGCCACGCGGGGCCTGTAGCGGTGATGCTCTCTGAGCATGAGCAAGGGAGGGAGTATGTCCGGCGCATGACCAAGGCCCTGGATGCTTGGGGAAAGGGAGACTGGGTGGCGGCTGGTGAACTGGCCAAGAACGCTCGGGGCTATGCTGCTCTCCTCGCCAGCCACATCCCCAAGGAGGACAACATTCTCTACCCCATGGGGGAGAACATCCTCCCGGAAGGGGTCAAGAAGGGGCTCCTGGAGGCCTATGAAGGGGTGGAAAAGCGCCTGGGGGAGGACAAGCACCACGAATATACCCATCTTATAGAGGAGCTGGAGAAGGAGCTAAAAGGCTAG
- a CDS encoding nicotinate phosphoribosyltransferase: MPEFEIHPSVLSGETADIYFVRTLEVLKKAGLNPVATMEVFPSRGGTLCGMDEVKALLQKVLPPKAEVWGLGEGERMERKEVVLRIKAPYQSYAVYETAYLGILAHCSAWATAAREVVEAAQGIPVIGFGARHVHPLVAGQLDYASQVGGCAGGSSVLGGKLMGRPAMGTMPHALIICFGDTVEATLAFDRYMPPEVPRISLVDTFKDEPEESLRVAQALGKRLQGVRLDTPTERGRVTPDLVKETRARLDQAGFPQVGIVVSGGLDPERIRQFIAQGAPVTAFGVGSHISSAPPIDFTADLHEVDGRPIAKRGRIPGITPNPRLKRII; this comes from the coding sequence CAGCGTCCTTTCCGGCGAGACGGCGGATATCTATTTTGTCCGCACCCTGGAGGTGCTGAAGAAGGCGGGCCTGAACCCGGTGGCCACCATGGAGGTCTTCCCATCCCGGGGGGGCACGCTCTGCGGCATGGATGAGGTGAAGGCCCTGCTCCAGAAGGTCCTCCCCCCCAAGGCGGAGGTGTGGGGGCTGGGGGAGGGGGAGAGGATGGAAAGAAAAGAGGTGGTCCTGCGCATCAAGGCCCCCTACCAGAGCTACGCCGTCTATGAGACGGCCTATCTGGGCATCCTGGCCCACTGCTCCGCCTGGGCCACCGCTGCCCGGGAGGTGGTGGAGGCAGCCCAGGGCATCCCGGTCATCGGCTTTGGTGCCCGCCATGTCCACCCCCTGGTGGCCGGGCAGCTGGACTACGCCTCCCAGGTGGGGGGCTGTGCCGGTGGCTCCTCGGTCCTAGGGGGCAAGCTCATGGGCCGGCCAGCTATGGGCACCATGCCCCATGCCCTCATCATCTGCTTCGGCGATACGGTGGAGGCCACCCTGGCCTTTGACCGGTATATGCCCCCCGAGGTGCCCCGCATCTCCCTGGTTGACACCTTCAAGGATGAGCCCGAGGAGAGCCTGAGGGTGGCCCAGGCCCTGGGCAAGCGCCTTCAGGGGGTGAGGCTGGATACCCCCACGGAGAGGGGGCGGGTGACCCCGGACCTGGTGAAGGAGACCCGGGCCCGCCTGGACCAGGCGGGCTTCCCCCAAGTGGGGATAGTGGTGAGCGGGGGCCTGGACCCCGAGCGCATCCGCCAGTTCATCGCCCAGGGGGCCCCGGTAACCGCCTTCGGGGTGGGGAGCCATATCTCTTCGGCCCCCCCCATTGACTTCACCGCCGACCTCCACGAGGTGGATGGCCGGCCCATCGCCAAGAGGGGGCGCATCCCCGGCATCACCCCCAACCCCAGGCTGAAAAGGATTATCTAG
- the tilS gene encoding tRNA lysidine(34) synthetase TilS, translating into MDLQDRVLAFTKRHGLFSPGEQVLVGVSGGPDSLCLLYLLAGLREELGLRLHAAHLDHGLRPQGRQEACLVEEHCRGLDIPLTVGRRDVRAYRQRKRLSLEEAAREVRYDFFLRTARRAGAGAVAVGHTSDDQVETVLLHILRGAGLRGLRGMVPTSSWKGLKVVRPLLDVPRKETEAYCVSLGLKPVADPSNISPELSRSRLRGLLPVFEGFNPSFRQTLLRLSRAVALDLAYLEEETSRAWARAVRERDGFYLDLEAFRGLPPALQHRVLLRALEALLGQGAQAVHLEGMLSTLPRPGKVLHLPRGLTFSVGYGEARLGPGPAPCPLPPLEGEHPLAIPGTTRISRWRVEAELLPAPPVPGEEPFSAFLDAAVAGQKLIVRAREPGDRFMPLGMDMEKSLQDFFVDEKVPRAWRERVPLVVSHGHILWVMGYRVDQRARLTPTTRQVLHLRFRLD; encoded by the coding sequence ATGGACCTGCAAGACAGGGTCCTGGCCTTTACAAAAAGGCACGGCCTCTTCTCCCCGGGGGAGCAGGTCCTGGTGGGGGTCTCCGGTGGGCCCGATTCCCTCTGCCTTCTCTATCTTCTGGCCGGGCTGAGAGAAGAGCTGGGCCTCCGCCTCCATGCCGCCCATCTGGACCACGGCCTTCGCCCCCAGGGCCGCCAGGAGGCCTGCCTGGTGGAAGAGCACTGCCGGGGCCTGGACATCCCCCTCACCGTGGGCCGTCGGGATGTGCGGGCCTACCGGCAAAGAAAACGCCTCTCCCTGGAGGAGGCCGCCCGGGAGGTCCGATACGATTTCTTCCTCCGCACCGCCCGGAGGGCGGGGGCAGGGGCGGTGGCGGTGGGGCATACCTCCGACGACCAGGTGGAAACGGTCCTGCTCCATATCCTGCGGGGGGCGGGCCTGCGGGGCCTGCGGGGCATGGTCCCCACCAGTTCCTGGAAGGGGCTCAAGGTGGTCAGACCCCTCCTGGATGTCCCCCGCAAGGAGACGGAGGCCTACTGCGTCTCTTTAGGCCTGAAACCCGTGGCCGACCCCTCCAACATCTCCCCGGAGCTTTCCCGCAGCCGGCTGAGGGGGCTCCTCCCGGTCTTTGAGGGCTTCAATCCCAGTTTTCGCCAGACCCTCCTCCGCCTCTCCCGGGCCGTGGCCCTGGACCTGGCCTATCTGGAGGAGGAGACCTCCAGGGCCTGGGCGCGGGCGGTGCGGGAGAGGGACGGCTTCTATCTGGACCTGGAGGCCTTCCGGGGCCTTCCCCCCGCCCTCCAGCACCGGGTGCTGCTGCGGGCCCTGGAGGCGCTCCTGGGCCAGGGGGCCCAGGCCGTCCATCTGGAAGGGATGCTCTCCACCCTCCCCCGGCCAGGGAAGGTCCTCCACCTGCCCCGGGGCCTCACCTTTTCCGTGGGCTACGGGGAGGCGAGGTTGGGCCCCGGCCCCGCCCCCTGCCCTCTTCCCCCCCTGGAGGGGGAGCACCCCCTGGCTATCCCCGGGACAACCCGCATCTCCCGCTGGCGGGTAGAGGCCGAGCTCCTCCCCGCACCCCCTGTCCCGGGGGAGGAGCCCTTCAGCGCCTTCCTGGACGCCGCTGTCGCCGGGCAAAAGCTAATAGTCCGGGCAAGAGAGCCGGGGGACCGGTTTATGCCCCTGGGGATGGATATGGAAAAGAGCCTGCAGGACTTCTTCGTGGACGAGAAGGTGCCACGGGCCTGGCGGGAGCGGGTGCCCCTGGTGGTCTCCCACGGCCACATCCTCTGGGTGATGGGCTACCGAGTGGACCAGAGGGCACGGCTCACCCCCACCACCCGCCAGGTCCTCCACCTCAGGTTTCGCCTGGACTAG